CGCGTTCCGACGAACACAGGAGTACCTCCGAGGATCTCGGGATCAGAGATGACACGAGGTGACTTCATGGGGCGCTCCGCTGCTGAAGCCGGCATTCTATCGGTGGTGGGCACCTGAGCGTGGGCTTTGCGGCCTAACGTTCGAGCTAAGCTACCCGCGGAGGCAGGCTTTGTAAGCCCGGTGCGCGACGATAGTACGACTGGCGCGGACCGGGCTTACAAGGCCTGCCGTAGCGGGTCAGATTGAGCGAGGGGTTAGACCGCACCTGGCGGACGTGCCTTGCGTTTAGAAGGCTGTGAAGCCAGCCATTCTTTCAGCGCTGTATTGACGCGGGTTTGCCAACCAGGCCCACTTGCCCTGAGAGCACCGACTACATCTGGATCGAGTCGGATCGCAACCTGCTCTTTCACGGGTCGCTTGTTTAGTCCGCGGGTGCGGCGCATTCCAGCCAGAGTGGAGGCGACCCCTCCGCCTGACGTGACTGCACCCTTGCTCCAGTCGACCTTCGGAGATTCCAAAGATGATTCAGTCGTCGCGGCTTTTCGGGCAGCGGCAATCTCTGCTGCACTAAAGGGCTTGGAAGTAGTCATCGGCTTCTTGACGTTCGGCATAGCGGCATGAGATCAGATGCGCGGTGTCGTCACCTCGCGGAGTCCAGACCAAGAAGACGACTCGACCCATCCACATTCCGAGGCTTTGCAGTCTCAGTTCACCGTAGGTCTCTCGAGAGTCTTCCACCGTGACCATCGGGTAGTCGAAAACAGGTTCCAGATCGGCAAGATCGATCTTGTGCTTCTGGAGGTTGGTTCGACGTTTTGGCTCGTCCCAGGTGATCATGCGCAGACTGTATATGCGTTCTGTCGCAGGGTCAAGCAAACCGTAGATGCAGAATGTAGCGGCGCAGACTACGTTGGTTGTGACGCCTAACGTTCGAGCTAAGCTGCCTGCGGAGGAAGCCGATGACCGGCCGCGCAGGGACGATGGCAACGCCCGCCCGGAGCGGCCGGGCATTGGCTGCCGTAGCGGGTCAGCTTGAGCGAGGGGTTAGGTGGCTGGTGGAAAACTGAGGAACTGTATGCGTGACTGGAAGCGATATGAGGAAGCCAAAAGGCTGCGAGACACCG
This portion of the Ideonella sp. WA131b genome encodes:
- a CDS encoding BrnT family toxin produces the protein MITWDEPKRRTNLQKHKIDLADLEPVFDYPMVTVEDSRETYGELRLQSLGMWMGRVVFLVWTPRGDDTAHLISCRYAERQEADDYFQAL
- a CDS encoding BrnA antitoxin family protein — protein: MTTSKPFSAAEIAAARKAATTESSLESPKVDWSKGAVTSGGGVASTLAGMRRTRGLNKRPVKEQVAIRLDPDVVGALRASGPGWQTRVNTALKEWLASQPSKRKARPPGAV